A stretch of Oncorhynchus mykiss isolate Arlee chromosome 12, USDA_OmykA_1.1, whole genome shotgun sequence DNA encodes these proteins:
- the LOC118937795 gene encoding zinc finger protein OZF-like codes for MDRDRASPSPSNLPESPGHNSPGSALLLDLKRVFVQLVDCRKTAGQSGTVREGHEEGDLISSRDFPNRRSLSGRDLSSGELQQQHVADEAEKSVSQSEHLKHQHRRTGKKSHHSCSDCGKSFTTRRSFITHLRIHTGEKPYHCYQCGKSFNQSGNLTAHQVTHTGEKPYSCDQCGKSFAVSGHLNRHQLTHTGEKPYSCGQCGKSFNQSGNLTAHQLTHTGVKPYSCDQCGKSFARSRELTTHQVTHTGVKPYSCDQCGKSFAQDSNLTRHQVTHTGEKPYSCDQCGKSFAQASNLTTHQRTHTGEKPYSCDQCGKSFATYNTFKYHLRIYEGEKPYPCLDCGKNFASAGALTIHQRVHTGEKPYSCDQCGKSFAVASTLIIHQRIHTGEKPYSCDQCGKSFAVVSTLNKHYRIHTGERTYICLCGKNFARASTLIIHQRTHTGEKPYSCDQCGKSFAESGTLNSHQRTHTREKPYVCLCGKSFTHLGNIRKHQKAKMCHISTPSYLTPFPDP; via the exons GACAGAGCTAGTCCGTCCCCCTCCAACCTGCCAGAGTCCCCTGGTCACAactctcctggtagcgccttacTGCTGGATCTGAAGAGGGTGTTTGTGCAGCTGGTCGACTGCAGGAAAACAGCAGGgcagagtggaactgtgagagaagGACACGAGGAGGGAGATTTGATTTCATCAA GGGACTTTCCTAACCGTCGCTCTCTCAGTGGGAGGGACTTATCATCTGGGGAGCTTCAACAACAACATgttgctgacgaggcagagaagagtgtCTCCCAATCAGAACACCTCAAACACCAGCACAGACGTACAGGGAAGAAATCTCACCacagctgctctgactgtgggaagagtttcactaCACGAAGATCCTTCATAACTCACCTGCGTATTCAcaccggagagaagccttatcactgttatcagtgtgggaagagcttcaatcagTCAGGCAACCTGACAgcacaccaggtaacacacactggagagaagccttacagctgtgatcagtgtgggaagagttttgctgtATCAGGACACCTGAATAGACACCAgctaacacacactggagagaagccttatagctgtggtcagtgtggaaagagcttcAATCAGTCAGGCAACCTGACAGCACACCAGCTAACACATACTGGagtgaagccttatagctgtgatcagtgtgggaagagctttgctcgGTCTCGAGAGCTGACAacacaccaggtaacacacactggagtgaagccttatagctgtgatcagtgtgggaagagctttgctcaAGATTCCAACCTAACTAGACACCAGGTAACGcatacaggagaaaagccttacagctgtgatcaatgtgggaagagctttgctcaAGCTTCCAACCTAACtacacaccagcgaacacacacaggagaaaagccttatagCTGCgatcagtgtggaaagagctttgctACATATAACACCTTCAAATATCATCTGAGAATTTATgaaggggagaagccttacccctGCCTTGATTGTGGGAAAAACTTTGCTAGTGCAGGAGCCCTAACCATACACCAGCgtgtacacacaggagagaagccttatagctgtgatcagtgtgggaagagctttgctgtaGCTTCCACCCTGATTATACACCAGCGcattcacactggagagaagccatatagctgtgatcagtgtggaaagagctttgctgTGGTTTCCACCTTGAATAAACACTATCgcatacacactggagagagaacTTATATCTGTCTATGTGGAAAGAACTTTGCTCGAGCTTCCACCCTGATtatacaccagcgaacacacactggagagaagccttatagttgtgatcagtgtggaaagagctttgctgAGTCAGGGACCCTGAAttcacaccagcgaacacacactagAGAGAAACCCTATGTCTGTctatgtggaaagagttttactcatTTAGGGAATATTAGAAAACACCAGAAAGCAAAAATGTGCCATATTTCAACTCCCTCCTATTTGACACCATTTCCAGATCCCTAA